A genomic window from Hirundo rustica isolate bHirRus1 chromosome 14, bHirRus1.pri.v3, whole genome shotgun sequence includes:
- the THG1L gene encoding probable tRNA(His) guanylyltransferase isoform X3 has product MDRVMNIVSFSKRRAGGLKEEQGFDGRIVLYPSNQNLKDYLSWRQADCHINNLYNTVFWMLVQRGGLTPVQAQERLRGTLAGDKNEILFSEFNINYNNEPLMYRKGTVLIWQKVNEVITKKIKLPKEEEEKEVEVTRTKTKVVPLHCDIIGDQFWEEYPEILAEDS; this is encoded by the exons ATGGACAGAGTGATGAATAtagtttcattttcaaaaagaagAGCAGGTGGTTTAAAAGAAGAGCAAG GATTTGATGGACGAATTGTGTTGTATCCCAGCAACCAGAATTTGAAGGACTACCTCAGCTGGAGGCAAGCAGATT GCCATATTAATAACCTTTATAATACAGTGTTCTGGATGCTTGTACAGCGAGGTGGTTTGACACCAGTGCAAGCACAGGAGAGGCTCCGG GGAACTTTGGCTGGAGATAAGAATGAAATCTTATTTTCTGAATTCAACATCAACTACAACAATGAACCTTTGATGTATAGAAAAGGAACTGTCCTAATATGGCAGAAG GTCAATGAAGTCAtcactaagaaaataaaactgccaaaggaagaagaagaaaaagaagtggaaGTGACCAGGACTAAGACTAAAGTTGTTCCCCTGCACTGTGACATCATTGGGGACCAGTTCTGGGAGGAATATCCCGAGATTCTGGCTGAGGATAGTTGA
- the LSM11 gene encoding U7 snRNA-associated Sm-like protein LSm11: MEEDEAGAEPRGSRRRSPSPGRLDVSSSRFDPLLALYSPHTPLPFPAAPCFNNLAEYESFQRGLRRSGGRRAAPARRAAPGARASRRGPPAADPERIQRLRSLMVNPGPEQEAAEGGTATRRRRAPRNILTRMPLHEGSPLGELHRCVRDGVRINVHIRTFKGLRGVCTGFLVAFDKFWNMALTDVDETYRKPVMGKAFYAEPQLSLTRLFDRLKLQESSGKKGAASKTVSEELALTNDSQTLSLKVASRRGRAEEKRERQKHSGRAGEKKTSGDRSEADVGSRTAHTEGASAAGARARSQSQRRRRPKVDYQQVFRRHINQIFIRGENVLLVHLAH; encoded by the exons ATGGAGGAGGACGAggcgggcgcggagccgcgGGGCTCCCGCCGGCGTTCGCCCAGCCCCGGCCGCCTGGACGTGAGCTCCAGCCGCTTCGACCCGCTGCTGGCTCTCTACTCGCCGCACACGCCGTTGCCTTTCCCCGCCGCGCCCTGCTTCAACAACCTCGCCGAGTACGAGAGCTTCCAGCGCGGCCTGCGCCGCTCGggcggccgccgcgccgcccccgcccgccgcgctgcccccgGAGCCCGCGCGTCCCGCCGGGGCCCGCCCGCCGCCGACCCCGAGCGCATCCAGCGCCTCCGCAGCCTCATGGTCAACCCGGGCCCCGAGCAGGAAGCGGCCGAAGGAGGAACGGCgacgcggcggcggcgggcacCGCGCAATATCCTCACCAGGATGCCCC TCCATGAAGGCAGCCCACTGGGAGAGCTTCATCGCTGTGTCCGAGATGGTGTCAGAATTAATGTCCACATCCGCACTTTCAAAGGGCTTCGTGGAGTCTGCACAGGGTTTTTGGTTGCATTTGACAAATTCTGGAATATG gcCCTGACAGATGTGGATGAGACTTACAGAAAACCAGTAATGGGCAAAGCCTTCTATGCAGAACCTCAGCTCTCACTGACCCGA CTGTTTGACAGACTCAAGCTGCAGGAATCCTCGGGGAAGAAGGGAGCTGCCTCAAAGACTGTCTCAGAGGAGCTGGCCCTGACAAATGACTCTCAGACGCTGAGTTTGAAAGTTGCATCTAGACGAGGGAGAGCAGAAGAGAAGCGTGAGAGGCAGAAACACTcgggcagagctggagagaagAAGACCTCAGGTGACAGAAGTGAAGCTGATGTGGGCAGCAGGACTGCCCACACAGAGGGggccagtgctgctggggccCGAGCAAGGAGCCAGTCCCAGAGGAGAAGGCGGCCCAAGGTGGATTATCAGCAGGTGTTCAGACGCCACATAAACCAGATCTTTATTCGAGGAGAGAATGTCTTGCTTGTCCATTTAGCACATTGA
- the THG1L gene encoding probable tRNA(His) guanylyltransferase isoform X2: MTHVVSQFSSSYVFYWKDYFKDQQLLYPPGFDGRIVLYPSNQNLKDYLSWRQADCHINNLYNTVFWMLVQRGGLTPVQAQERLRGTLAGDKNEILFSEFNINYNNEPLMYRKGTVLIWQKVNEVITKKIKLPKEEEEKEVEVTRTKTKVVPLHCDIIGDQFWEEYPEILAEDS; the protein is encoded by the exons ATGACTCATGTGGTCTCCCAGTTTTCCTCAAGTTACGTGTTCTATTGGAAAGATTACTTTAAGGACCAGCAGCTTCTGTACCCACCAGGATTTGATGGACGAATTGTGTTGTATCCCAGCAACCAGAATTTGAAGGACTACCTCAGCTGGAGGCAAGCAGATT GCCATATTAATAACCTTTATAATACAGTGTTCTGGATGCTTGTACAGCGAGGTGGTTTGACACCAGTGCAAGCACAGGAGAGGCTCCGG GGAACTTTGGCTGGAGATAAGAATGAAATCTTATTTTCTGAATTCAACATCAACTACAACAATGAACCTTTGATGTATAGAAAAGGAACTGTCCTAATATGGCAGAAG GTCAATGAAGTCAtcactaagaaaataaaactgccaaaggaagaagaagaaaaagaagtggaaGTGACCAGGACTAAGACTAAAGTTGTTCCCCTGCACTGTGACATCATTGGGGACCAGTTCTGGGAGGAATATCCCGAGATTCTGGCTGAGGATAGTTGA
- the THG1L gene encoding probable tRNA(His) guanylyltransferase isoform X1 — MLRCCRAGAAIAAGRAPGSLRGRRGLANMAKSKFEYVRDFEADDTVLPNCWIVVRLDGRNFHRFSEQHEFKKPNDDRALHLMTKCAQTVMQELEDIAIAYGQSDEYSFIFKKKSRWFKRRASKFMTHVVSQFSSSYVFYWKDYFKDQQLLYPPGFDGRIVLYPSNQNLKDYLSWRQADCHINNLYNTVFWMLVQRGGLTPVQAQERLRGTLAGDKNEILFSEFNINYNNEPLMYRKGTVLIWQKVNEVITKKIKLPKEEEEKEVEVTRTKTKVVPLHCDIIGDQFWEEYPEILAEDS; from the exons ATGCTGCGCTGCTGCCGGGCGGGAGCGGCCATCGCTGCCGGCCGCGCCCCGGGCTCGCTGCGCGGCCGCCGCGGCCTCGCCAACATGGCCAAGAGCAAGTTCGAGTACGTGCGGGACTTCGAGGCGGACGACACGGTGCTGCCCAACTGCTGGATCGTGGTGCGGCTGGACGGCCGCAACTTCCACAG GTTTTCTGAGCAGCATGAGTTCAAAAAGCCAAATGATGACCGTGCTCTGCACCTGATGACCAAGTGTGCCCAGACAGTGATGCAAGAACTGGAGGATATTGCTATTGCTTATGGACAGAGTGATGAATAtagtttcattttcaaaaagaagAGCAGGTGGTTTAAAAGAAGAGCAAG TAAGTTCATGACTCATGTGGTCTCCCAGTTTTCCTCAAGTTACGTGTTCTATTGGAAAGATTACTTTAAGGACCAGCAGCTTCTGTACCCACCAGGATTTGATGGACGAATTGTGTTGTATCCCAGCAACCAGAATTTGAAGGACTACCTCAGCTGGAGGCAAGCAGATT GCCATATTAATAACCTTTATAATACAGTGTTCTGGATGCTTGTACAGCGAGGTGGTTTGACACCAGTGCAAGCACAGGAGAGGCTCCGG GGAACTTTGGCTGGAGATAAGAATGAAATCTTATTTTCTGAATTCAACATCAACTACAACAATGAACCTTTGATGTATAGAAAAGGAACTGTCCTAATATGGCAGAAG GTCAATGAAGTCAtcactaagaaaataaaactgccaaaggaagaagaagaaaaagaagtggaaGTGACCAGGACTAAGACTAAAGTTGTTCCCCTGCACTGTGACATCATTGGGGACCAGTTCTGGGAGGAATATCCCGAGATTCTGGCTGAGGATAGTTGA